Proteins from one Bacteroides zhangwenhongii genomic window:
- a CDS encoding glycoside hydrolase family 125 protein codes for MLLCGGQLQASNRMTEMHVCPADAIQKDNRPEISNRLFRSNAVEKEILRVQKLLKNAKLAWMFTNCFPNTLDTTVHFRKGSDGKPDTFVYTGDIHAMWLRDSGAQVWPYVQLANSDPELKEMLAGVILRQFKCINIDPYANAFNDGAIPNGHWMSDLTDMKPELHERKWEIDSLCYPLRLAYHYWKTTGDASIFTEEWIQAITNVLKTFKEQQRKEGVGPYKFQRKTERALDTVSNDGLGAPVKPVGLIVSSFRPSDDATTLQFLVPSNFFAVSSLRKAAEILEKVNKKTALSKECKDLAQEVETALKKYAVYNHPEYGKIYAFEVDGFGNHHLMDDANVPSLLAMPYLGDVNVNDPIYQNTRRFVWSEDNPYFFKGKAGEGIGGPHIGYDMVWPMSIMMKAFTSQNDAEIKTCIKMLMDTDADTGFMHESFHKDNPKKFTRAWFAWQNTLFGELILKLVNEGKVDLLNSIQ; via the coding sequence ATGCTTCTCTGCGGTGGCCAACTGCAAGCTTCCAACCGTATGACGGAAATGCATGTATGTCCGGCAGATGCCATTCAGAAAGATAACCGCCCGGAAATATCCAACCGCCTGTTCCGTTCGAATGCAGTGGAAAAGGAGATTCTTCGTGTACAGAAGCTTCTGAAGAATGCGAAGCTGGCATGGATGTTTACCAACTGTTTCCCGAATACCCTGGACACTACCGTACATTTCCGTAAGGGAAGCGATGGCAAACCGGATACATTCGTATACACGGGAGATATTCATGCCATGTGGCTGCGCGACTCCGGTGCGCAGGTATGGCCTTATGTGCAACTGGCTAATTCGGACCCCGAACTGAAAGAAATGCTGGCAGGAGTGATCCTCCGCCAGTTCAAATGTATCAATATCGACCCGTATGCAAATGCGTTTAATGACGGCGCCATTCCTAACGGCCATTGGATGAGCGACCTTACGGATATGAAACCGGAATTGCACGAACGCAAATGGGAGATCGACTCCCTGTGTTATCCGTTGCGTCTGGCTTACCACTACTGGAAGACTACCGGAGATGCAAGCATATTCACCGAAGAATGGATTCAGGCAATCACTAACGTACTGAAAACCTTCAAGGAACAGCAACGCAAAGAAGGAGTAGGCCCTTATAAATTCCAGCGTAAAACAGAACGTGCACTGGATACTGTGAGCAATGACGGCCTTGGAGCACCGGTGAAACCTGTCGGTTTGATTGTTTCCAGCTTCCGTCCTTCGGACGATGCCACTACTCTTCAATTCCTGGTTCCTTCCAATTTCTTTGCCGTGTCTTCTTTGCGTAAGGCTGCGGAGATTCTGGAGAAAGTAAATAAGAAAACCGCCTTGTCTAAAGAATGTAAAGACCTGGCGCAGGAAGTAGAAACAGCTTTGAAGAAATACGCGGTATATAATCATCCTGAATATGGTAAAATCTATGCCTTCGAGGTGGATGGCTTTGGAAATCATCATCTGATGGACGATGCCAACGTGCCGAGCCTGCTTGCGATGCCTTATCTGGGCGATGTGAATGTGAACGATCCGATTTATCAGAACACCCGTCGCTTTGTATGGAGCGAAGACAATCCTTACTTCTTTAAAGGCAAGGCAGGTGAAGGAATCGGCGGACCGCACATCGGTTATGATATGGTATGGCCGATGAGTATTATGATGAAAGCCTTTACCAGTCAGAATGATGCCGAAATCAAGACCTGTATCAAGATGCTGATGGATACGGATGCCGACACGGGCTTTATGCACGAATCTTTCCATAAGGATAATCCGAAGAAATTTACCCGTGCATGGTTCGCTTGGCAGAATACTCTTTTTGGTGAACTGATTTTGAAGTTGGTTAATGAAGGAAAGGTAGATTTATTGAATAGTATACAATAA
- a CDS encoding GH92 family glycosyl hydrolase, with the protein MNHLAECEAWKAIPGGVTQYVDPKIGSGGHGHVFVGANVPFSMVQLGPTSIPTDWDWCSGYHDSDNTVIGFSHTHLSGTGAGDLGDITVMPVIGDVTYARGKASDQTSGLWSYADRSKEITHPGYYSVPLLRYNVLAELTATKRVGFHRYTFPDSQEAAIVIDLENGIGSDQVREVSMTVEGTDMVVGYRRSTGWASDQYVYFAAQFSKPFTSFDLHGNSGRYGRASFSTEKGEQILLKIALSSVSVEGAKKNLLAELAEWDFDKTVAAANLAWNEELGKVRIHTASKSYLRIFYTALYHTMVAPSIYSDVNSSNTAYTTFSLWDTYRAAMPLMTILHPDRMPDIINSMLDIYDKQGRLPVWHLWGNETDCMVGNPAIPVVADAIVKGFKDIDMERAFTAIKMTANHDGRGGSLRKQYGYIPCDLFQEAIAYDMEYAIADAAVAAAANHLGKDDDYRLFTERSHSYRNYFDESTGFVRGKDSNGNWRTPFDPFASQHRADDYCEGNAWQYTWLVPHDISGLSECFGGRDKCIEKLDSLFVLSEIVGAGGSPDISGLIGQYAHGNEPGHHILYLYSMLGQPWKTAARVREVLTSLYHAAPDGLCGNEDVGQMSAWYVLSALGFYQVEPASARYWFGTPLFDRVEITVPGGKLVLIAKNNSILNKYIRKITLNGCEYTKPYILYTDIMAGGELVFEMGATPKQ; encoded by the coding sequence ATGAACCATTTGGCAGAATGTGAAGCATGGAAAGCAATCCCCGGTGGAGTGACACAATACGTTGATCCGAAAATCGGTAGTGGAGGACATGGTCATGTTTTTGTTGGAGCTAATGTTCCTTTCAGTATGGTGCAACTAGGCCCTACAAGTATACCGACGGACTGGGATTGGTGTTCTGGCTATCATGACTCTGACAATACAGTGATAGGTTTTTCACATACTCATTTGAGCGGAACGGGAGCCGGGGATTTGGGAGACATCACTGTCATGCCGGTGATTGGTGACGTGACATACGCCCGTGGTAAGGCGAGCGACCAGACGTCAGGGCTTTGGTCGTATGCCGACCGTAGTAAGGAAATTACTCATCCGGGTTATTACTCTGTCCCTTTACTCCGTTATAATGTATTGGCAGAGCTTACTGCCACAAAGCGTGTAGGCTTTCATCGCTATACTTTCCCCGATTCACAGGAAGCAGCTATCGTAATTGATTTGGAAAACGGTATCGGTTCAGACCAAGTGCGTGAGGTATCTATGACAGTGGAAGGAACAGATATGGTGGTGGGTTATCGTAGATCAACAGGTTGGGCAAGCGACCAGTATGTCTATTTCGCTGCTCAATTTTCTAAACCTTTCACTAGTTTTGATTTACATGGAAACAGTGGCAGATATGGTCGTGCTTCGTTCTCTACGGAAAAAGGAGAGCAGATTCTTCTGAAAATAGCTTTATCTTCGGTATCAGTGGAAGGAGCAAAGAAAAATTTGTTGGCGGAACTTGCGGAATGGGACTTTGACAAGACTGTGGCAGCTGCTAATCTTGCATGGAATGAGGAGCTTGGTAAAGTACGTATTCATACGGCAAGCAAAAGTTATCTACGGATATTTTATACAGCTTTGTATCATACGATGGTAGCTCCTTCCATTTACAGTGATGTTAATTCTTCAAATACTGCATATACCACATTTTCACTATGGGATACATATCGTGCGGCAATGCCATTGATGACTATTCTTCATCCTGACAGAATGCCGGATATTATCAATTCCATGCTGGATATTTATGATAAGCAAGGACGTCTACCCGTGTGGCACTTATGGGGGAATGAGACGGACTGTATGGTAGGGAATCCTGCTATACCTGTAGTGGCAGATGCCATTGTAAAGGGATTTAAAGACATTGATATGGAACGTGCTTTCACTGCTATAAAGATGACGGCAAATCATGATGGACGTGGTGGTTCGCTTAGAAAGCAGTATGGCTATATTCCTTGTGATTTATTTCAAGAAGCTATTGCCTACGATATGGAATATGCCATAGCGGATGCTGCTGTCGCTGCTGCAGCCAATCATTTGGGAAAGGATGATGACTATCGTCTTTTCACCGAACGTTCTCATTCGTACCGTAATTATTTTGATGAATCAACTGGATTTGTCCGTGGAAAAGACAGTAATGGAAATTGGCGGACACCTTTTGATCCATTCGCATCCCAACACAGAGCGGATGATTATTGTGAGGGGAATGCTTGGCAATATACGTGGTTAGTTCCCCATGACATAAGTGGACTGTCAGAATGTTTTGGAGGTCGTGATAAATGCATTGAAAAACTGGATTCATTGTTTGTGTTAAGCGAAATAGTGGGAGCGGGGGGCTCTCCCGATATTTCGGGATTGATAGGGCAATATGCTCATGGCAATGAACCGGGGCATCATATTCTTTATCTTTACTCTATGCTTGGTCAGCCTTGGAAAACTGCAGCCCGTGTCCGAGAAGTACTTACTTCACTTTATCACGCAGCTCCGGATGGTTTATGTGGTAATGAAGACGTCGGTCAAATGTCTGCATGGTATGTACTTTCTGCATTGGGATTCTATCAGGTAGAACCAGCGAGTGCCCGTTACTGGTTCGGAACTCCATTGTTCGATAGAGTTGAAATAACTGTACCTGGAGGAAAACTGGTTCTTATAGCGAAAAATAATTCTATCCTGAATAAATATATAAGGAAAATTACATTGAATGGCTGTGAATATACCAAACCTTATATCTTGTACACTGATATAATGGCTGGTGGTGAATTAGTTTTTGAAATGGGGGCCACTCCGAAGCAATGA
- a CDS encoding AAA family ATPase, with the protein MEKYTAPDRKRIPYGMMNFAVIRRDDCYYVDKTRFIPMIEEADKFFFFIRPRRFGKSLTVSMLQHYYDILAKDKFEVLFGDLYIGKHPTRDRNSYLVLYLNFSGIVGELHNYRKGLDAHCQTMFDYFCDIYADYLPKGIKEELDKKEGAVEQFEYLFTECNKTNQRIYLFIDEYDHFTNAILSDIESLHRYTDETHGEGYLRAFFNKIKAGTYSSIERCFITGVSPVTMDDLTSGFNIGTNYSLTPEFNEMIGFTEEEVRQMLTYYSTTSPFSHSVNELIEIMKPWYDNYCFAEECYGETTMYNSNMVLYFVKNYIQRGKAPRDMVEDNIRIDYEKLRMLIRKDKEFAHDASIIQTLVSEGYVTGELKKGFPAINITNPDNFVSLLYYFGMLTISGTYKGKTKLTIPNQVVREQIYTYLLSTYNEAELNFSSYEKNELASALAYDGSWKAYFDYIANCLKRYTSQRDKQKGEFFVHGFTLAMTAQNRFYRPISEQDTQAGYVDIFLCPLLDIYSDMKHSYIVELKYAKYKDPESRVEELRLEAIAQANRYADTDTVKRAVGTTQLHKIVVVYKGMDMPICEEV; encoded by the coding sequence ATGGAAAAATATACAGCACCGGACAGAAAACGTATCCCCTATGGCATGATGAACTTTGCAGTAATCCGCCGCGACGACTGTTATTATGTAGACAAAACCCGGTTTATACCCATGATAGAAGAGGCGGACAAGTTTTTCTTCTTTATTCGCCCGCGCCGTTTCGGCAAAAGTCTCACAGTAAGTATGTTGCAGCACTATTATGATATACTTGCCAAGGATAAATTCGAAGTGCTGTTTGGCGACCTTTACATCGGAAAGCATCCTACGCGCGACCGGAACAGCTATCTGGTACTATACCTCAACTTCTCCGGAATAGTAGGCGAACTGCACAACTACCGCAAGGGACTGGACGCGCATTGCCAAACAATGTTCGACTACTTCTGTGACATTTACGCCGACTATCTTCCCAAAGGCATCAAGGAAGAACTCGACAAAAAAGAAGGAGCTGTCGAACAATTTGAATACCTGTTCACAGAATGTAATAAGACCAACCAACGTATTTACCTCTTTATTGACGAATACGATCATTTCACCAATGCCATTCTCTCTGATATAGAGAGCCTGCACCGTTATACGGACGAAACGCATGGCGAAGGTTATCTGCGTGCCTTCTTCAATAAAATTAAAGCCGGAACCTATTCCAGCATCGAACGTTGTTTCATTACCGGCGTAAGTCCCGTGACAATGGACGACCTTACAAGCGGTTTCAACATCGGAACCAACTACTCGCTCACACCGGAATTTAACGAGATGATAGGTTTCACGGAAGAAGAAGTCCGCCAAATGCTTACCTATTATTCCACCACCAGTCCATTCAGTCACAGTGTAAACGAACTGATAGAAATAATGAAACCTTGGTATGACAACTACTGCTTTGCAGAAGAATGTTACGGTGAAACCACTATGTACAACTCCAACATGGTACTCTACTTCGTCAAGAATTATATTCAACGAGGCAAAGCCCCCCGGGATATGGTAGAAGACAATATCCGTATCGACTACGAAAAATTACGTATGCTCATTCGGAAGGACAAAGAGTTTGCACACGATGCCTCCATCATACAAACATTGGTGAGCGAAGGCTACGTCACCGGAGAACTGAAAAAAGGTTTTCCTGCCATCAATATCACCAATCCTGACAACTTTGTGAGTCTGCTTTACTATTTCGGTATGCTCACCATTAGCGGCACGTATAAAGGAAAAACCAAACTCACCATCCCCAATCAGGTAGTCCGCGAACAAATCTACACCTATCTGCTAAGTACCTATAACGAAGCCGAACTTAATTTCAGTAGTTACGAGAAGAACGAACTTGCCAGTGCCCTTGCCTACGATGGCTCTTGGAAAGCTTACTTCGACTATATTGCCAACTGTCTAAAACGCTACACTTCCCAGCGCGACAAGCAGAAAGGTGAATTTTTTGTCCATGGCTTCACACTTGCCATGACAGCACAAAACCGTTTCTACCGTCCCATTTCCGAACAGGACACACAGGCAGGCTATGTCGACATTTTCCTTTGTCCGCTACTGGATATCTATTCCGACATGAAGCATAGTTACATTGTGGAACTGAAATATGCCAAGTATAAAGACCCCGAAAGCCGCGTAGAAGAACTGCGACTGGAAGCTATTGCTCAAGCCAATCGCTATGCTGACACCGATACGGTGAAGAGAGCAGTCGGCACTACACAACTTCATAAGATTGTGGTTGTATACAAAGGAATGGATATGCCGATATGCGAAGAGGTTTAA
- a CDS encoding GH92 family glycosyl hydrolase, whose protein sequence is MRRKYLLLLGLCFVYLVNVSALITGPVDYVSPLVGTQSKHALSTGNTYPAIALPWGMNFWVPQTGKMGDGWAYTYDADKIRGFKQTHQPSPWINDYGQFAIMPVTGEAVFNQDQRASWFSHKAETATPYYYKVYLADHDVVTEIAPTERSAAFRFTFPENDHSYVVVDAFDKGSFVKVIPSENKIIGYTTKNSGGVPANFKNYFVLVFDKPFTYTAAVASGVIDTNKLEVTDNHAGALIGFKTRKGEQVNVRVASSFISPEQAELNLKELGTDNIEQIAAKGRKVWNDVLGRIEVKDDDIDHLRTFYSCLYRSVLFPRSFYEIDAKGDVMHYSPYNGEVLPGYMFTDTGFWDTFRCLFPFLNLMYPSMNTKMQEGLVNTYKESGFLPEWASPGHRGCMVGNNSASIVADAYLKGLKGYDIETLWEAVKHGANAVHPKVGSTGRLGHEYYNKLGYVPYNVGINENAARTLEYAYDDWCIYQLGKALKKPKKEIEIFAKRAMNYRNLYDPEHKLMRGKNEDGTFQSPFNPLKWGDAFTEGNSWHYTWSVFHDPQGLIDLMGGKDGFNQMMDSVFILPPIFDESYYRAVIHEIREMQIMNMGNYAHGNQPIQHMLYMYNYSGQPWKAQHWIREVMDKLYTPAPDGYCGDEDNGQTSAWYVFSAMGFYPVCPGTDEYVLGTPYFKEMKLHLENGKTVTISAPNNGDDKRYISSMTLNGKEYTKNYLTHQDLMNGATISFKMDAKPNQQRGTKESDFPYSFSNEFKKKK, encoded by the coding sequence ATGAGAAGAAAATATTTGTTGCTATTGGGTTTATGCTTTGTATATCTTGTTAATGTTAGTGCATTGATTACCGGCCCAGTGGACTATGTTAGTCCGCTGGTTGGTACGCAGTCGAAGCACGCACTATCTACCGGAAATACTTACCCCGCCATTGCGTTACCCTGGGGAATGAACTTTTGGGTTCCGCAGACTGGTAAAATGGGCGATGGATGGGCCTATACGTATGACGCTGACAAGATCAGAGGATTCAAACAAACCCATCAGCCAAGTCCCTGGATCAATGATTACGGTCAATTTGCTATCATGCCGGTCACCGGTGAAGCAGTATTCAATCAGGACCAGCGTGCCAGTTGGTTCTCTCACAAAGCTGAAACGGCTACCCCTTATTACTATAAGGTATATCTTGCCGACCATGATGTAGTGACGGAGATTGCTCCGACAGAGAGATCCGCTGCTTTCCGTTTCACTTTCCCCGAAAACGACCACTCTTATGTAGTGGTAGACGCCTTCGATAAAGGCTCGTTTGTGAAAGTAATCCCTTCGGAGAACAAGATCATCGGCTATACTACTAAAAATAGCGGTGGTGTTCCTGCCAACTTTAAAAACTACTTTGTACTGGTATTCGACAAACCGTTTACTTATACGGCTGCCGTAGCCAGTGGTGTGATTGACACAAACAAACTGGAAGTGACGGACAACCATGCCGGCGCACTGATCGGTTTCAAAACCCGCAAGGGCGAACAGGTAAATGTGCGTGTAGCTTCTTCTTTCATCAGCCCCGAACAGGCTGAACTGAACCTGAAAGAGCTGGGTACGGACAACATTGAACAGATTGCAGCGAAAGGTCGCAAGGTATGGAACGACGTTCTGGGACGTATCGAAGTGAAAGACGATGATATCGACCATTTGCGTACATTCTACTCCTGCCTGTATCGTTCGGTATTGTTCCCCAGAAGCTTCTATGAGATAGATGCCAAAGGAGACGTTATGCACTACAGCCCTTATAACGGTGAAGTACTTCCGGGCTATATGTTTACCGACACCGGTTTCTGGGATACATTCCGTTGTCTTTTCCCATTCCTCAACCTGATGTATCCATCCATGAATACAAAGATGCAGGAAGGATTGGTGAACACCTACAAGGAAAGCGGATTCCTGCCGGAATGGGCGAGCCCCGGTCATAGAGGTTGTATGGTTGGAAACAACTCTGCTTCCATAGTTGCCGACGCTTACCTGAAAGGATTGAAAGGATACGATATTGAGACGTTGTGGGAAGCCGTGAAACACGGAGCGAATGCTGTGCATCCGAAAGTGGGTTCTACCGGACGATTAGGACATGAGTATTATAATAAGTTGGGCTACGTTCCTTATAATGTAGGTATTAATGAAAATGCAGCCCGCACACTGGAGTATGCTTATGATGACTGGTGTATCTACCAACTTGGCAAAGCCTTGAAGAAACCGAAAAAAGAGATTGAAATCTTTGCCAAGCGTGCAATGAATTATAGGAACCTGTATGACCCCGAACACAAACTGATGCGTGGCAAGAATGAAGACGGCACCTTCCAGTCTCCGTTCAACCCGTTGAAATGGGGAGATGCTTTCACAGAAGGTAACAGCTGGCATTACACCTGGTCGGTATTCCACGATCCTCAAGGTCTGATCGACCTGATGGGTGGTAAAGACGGCTTCAACCAGATGATGGATTCCGTATTTATTCTGCCTCCGATATTCGATGAGAGCTATTACAGAGCCGTTATCCATGAAATCCGTGAAATGCAGATCATGAACATGGGCAACTATGCACATGGCAACCAGCCGATCCAGCACATGCTTTATATGTACAACTATTCCGGTCAACCCTGGAAAGCGCAGCACTGGATTCGTGAAGTAATGGATAAACTCTATACTCCTGCTCCCGACGGTTATTGCGGTGATGAGGACAACGGCCAGACTTCTGCCTGGTATGTATTCTCGGCAATGGGATTCTATCCGGTATGCCCGGGTACAGATGAGTATGTCCTGGGTACTCCTTACTTCAAAGAGATGAAACTGCATCTGGAAAACGGAAAGACAGTAACCATCTCCGCCCCGAATAACGGAGACGACAAGCGTTACATTTCATCAATGACACTGAACGGCAAGGAATACACCAAAAACTACCTGACTCATCAGGACCTGATGAATGGCGCCACCATTTCTTTCAAGATGGATGCCAAACCCAATCAGCAACGTGGTACGAAAGAAAGCGATTTCCCTTACTCTTTCTCTAATGAATTCAAAAAGAAGAAGTAA
- a CDS encoding DUF4972 domain-containing protein, whose product MRKVLNQIGMSGWVILLGCLCMVSCILFSGCSDDDENNNRERYITQLTEERNVVDYLLKNSTYGTEPGTYPEKSKAILETTIAEIDDFVSRLNNGETTDQQTVDTLVEKAEEAMKKFKDSVILDVSEEQRNLQQLKNKLSELQNILETSTYGTEPGTYPESSKSILNAAIRELTELIDKAFSGSIPLTNALVEEAIQQADAEIDSFRETQIETETFYNLVVDGNNGGYIDFGYHKEFADFGETQHTALTIELWVKIDEYCTKQHEDNSTYLSACNDEPWGGWRIYSRFHTGESDDLIRASIPIDEDGKIVLEEPYYRAPLLGYKTWMHYAIVYAEDGVPGEDQDERFRMFYNGEKKGKSIRIGQNERRWVYTADSYHQAQIPMTAFCRLKADGTRMEYFKGSIKYMRIWKKARTADEIKASAEGNCTVDPADPNLVCAWDFVISETDRDMTKTEFKDLTGRYTAVLKGGAENFTWKPINK is encoded by the coding sequence ATGAGAAAAGTATTGAATCAAATCGGAATGAGTGGATGGGTAATTTTGTTGGGTTGTCTATGTATGGTTTCTTGCATACTGTTTTCAGGATGTTCGGACGATGATGAAAATAACAATCGCGAGCGGTATATCACCCAACTGACTGAAGAACGGAATGTCGTGGATTATCTATTAAAAAACTCTACTTACGGCACAGAACCGGGTACTTATCCTGAAAAGAGTAAAGCGATTCTTGAAACGACCATAGCCGAAATTGATGATTTCGTCAGTCGCCTGAACAACGGGGAAACTACCGACCAGCAAACTGTAGACACCCTTGTCGAAAAAGCGGAAGAAGCCATGAAGAAGTTTAAAGACTCCGTTATCCTCGATGTTTCCGAGGAACAGAGAAATTTGCAGCAACTGAAGAACAAACTCTCCGAATTGCAGAATATACTGGAAACTTCCACCTACGGCACGGAACCGGGCACGTATCCCGAAAGCAGCAAATCTATATTGAACGCTGCCATCCGGGAACTCACGGAACTGATCGACAAAGCATTTTCGGGAAGCATCCCCCTGACGAACGCCTTGGTAGAAGAAGCCATTCAACAGGCGGATGCGGAGATTGACTCGTTCCGCGAGACGCAGATTGAAACCGAAACATTCTACAACTTGGTGGTAGACGGCAACAACGGCGGATATATTGATTTCGGTTATCATAAGGAATTTGCCGACTTCGGTGAAACACAACATACGGCTCTGACCATTGAATTGTGGGTGAAAATCGACGAATATTGCACCAAGCAGCATGAGGATAACAGTACTTATCTGTCAGCGTGCAACGATGAGCCCTGGGGCGGATGGCGCATCTATTCCCGTTTCCATACGGGCGAAAGTGACGACTTGATCCGGGCGTCGATTCCTATTGACGAAGACGGTAAAATCGTACTCGAGGAACCGTATTACAGAGCTCCTTTACTGGGGTATAAGACATGGATGCATTATGCCATCGTATATGCTGAAGACGGAGTGCCGGGCGAAGATCAGGACGAACGTTTTAGAATGTTTTACAATGGCGAGAAGAAGGGAAAATCCATCCGTATCGGACAGAATGAACGCCGCTGGGTATATACAGCTGACTCTTACCATCAGGCTCAAATACCTATGACTGCTTTCTGCCGTCTGAAAGCGGACGGAACCCGTATGGAATATTTTAAAGGTTCTATTAAATATATGCGTATCTGGAAAAAAGCGCGTACTGCGGACGAAATAAAAGCATCAGCGGAAGGAAACTGTACAGTCGATCCTGCTGACCCGAATTTGGTCTGCGCCTGGGATTTCGTAATCTCCGAGACAGATCGGGATATGACAAAAACAGAATTCAAAGACCTGACAGGCAGATATACGGCTGTTCTGAAAGGTGGTGCGGAAAACTTTACCTGGAAACCTATTAATAAATGA
- a CDS encoding fimbrillin family protein — protein sequence MKKYMKCLLFAMVSMAAASCSDHATKEMEDDATLSGEVTFSATLNGIETGNDLSRTVLTGGTKVEWVAGDRISVLYGNENKEYMTASGGEAVTFTGKADEVAEYYSLYPYNADVALNGKNITTVLPDIQKPVADGFDTDLSVMVSRTTLEKKSFIFRNVCALLRFELKEAGIKSVTLKGNNNEVLAGKFTVGWNDGDESLVQNVTDGKSTVTLENNGAVLEKGVYYFVTLPVTFSQGVTLILKMSNGTELTKNLSDFKETTLSNHIYDLGQVKVLWELSIEQDDCYTDVTVSDEAGNVLSLDEGCYRVGTACTVKYKIAADKKPCSRGAFVVEGAVSEDLKVTEKKGYFCCSLTGIDSDTNLKLKNKAPNVLDFYFKDNTYSEYLTGDKNDCSGIIFHVGAGQGDNISDYDGKLTEIHGYVFAADPSGIQFGSIKEWCTENYRKELVGTHEHPDDWCGYANTKMILNHAKLKGITLSDDNYTHIYRATNYTIRTAPEGTSGWYLGSKVQMEAVAEAHDIGIKERLQECSDAELWRRDSHHWRHLGTSTERNVTNSKGYYGIYDIEDASAARKGYKDYGEDPTPVLTF from the coding sequence ATGAAGAAATATATGAAATGTTTGCTGTTCGCCATGGTATCCATGGCGGCAGCTTCTTGCTCGGACCATGCAACGAAGGAGATGGAGGACGATGCCACTCTCTCCGGTGAAGTCACTTTTTCAGCCACTTTGAACGGTATCGAAACAGGTAATGATCTTTCAAGAACCGTATTGACAGGCGGCACAAAGGTAGAATGGGTGGCAGGCGACCGAATCAGTGTATTATACGGAAATGAAAACAAGGAATATATGACCGCTTCGGGCGGTGAAGCGGTGACCTTCACAGGAAAAGCGGACGAAGTTGCCGAATATTACTCGCTGTATCCATATAACGCAGATGTCGCTCTGAATGGAAAGAATATCACAACCGTGCTCCCGGATATTCAAAAACCGGTAGCGGATGGATTTGATACAGACCTTAGTGTCATGGTATCCCGAACGACTTTGGAGAAGAAATCTTTTATTTTCAGGAATGTATGCGCATTGTTGAGATTTGAGTTGAAAGAAGCTGGGATAAAGTCTGTCACATTGAAAGGTAACAATAATGAAGTACTGGCAGGTAAATTTACTGTCGGGTGGAATGATGGCGATGAATCGTTGGTGCAGAATGTTACTGATGGCAAAAGCACGGTTACGCTTGAGAACAACGGTGCTGTATTGGAAAAAGGAGTATACTATTTTGTAACCCTTCCTGTCACCTTTTCACAAGGTGTGACTTTGATATTAAAAATGAGTAATGGTACGGAGCTGACGAAAAATTTGTCTGATTTCAAGGAAACGACACTCTCTAATCATATCTATGACTTGGGGCAAGTAAAAGTCCTGTGGGAACTATCTATCGAACAGGATGATTGCTACACTGATGTTACAGTGTCCGATGAGGCGGGAAATGTCTTATCTCTTGACGAAGGGTGCTATCGGGTAGGGACTGCGTGCACTGTAAAATATAAAATTGCAGCTGATAAGAAACCTTGTAGTCGAGGAGCATTCGTTGTGGAAGGGGCTGTTTCCGAAGATTTGAAAGTGACAGAGAAAAAAGGCTATTTTTGCTGCTCCTTGACAGGCATTGATTCGGATACTAATTTGAAACTGAAAAATAAGGCTCCTAATGTCCTTGATTTTTATTTTAAAGATAATACCTATTCCGAATATCTGACCGGAGATAAGAATGACTGTTCGGGAATTATTTTCCATGTGGGGGCAGGACAAGGTGACAATATCAGTGACTATGATGGTAAATTGACAGAGATTCATGGATATGTATTTGCTGCCGATCCTTCTGGTATTCAATTCGGCTCTATCAAAGAATGGTGTACGGAGAACTATCGGAAAGAATTGGTTGGCACGCACGAACACCCTGACGATTGGTGTGGTTATGCAAATACTAAAATGATTTTGAATCATGCGAAATTAAAAGGTATCACCTTGTCTGATGATAACTATACACATATCTACCGGGCTACAAACTATACTATCCGGACGGCCCCCGAAGGAACTAGTGGCTGGTATCTGGGTTCTAAAGTGCAGATGGAAGCAGTTGCCGAAGCGCATGACATAGGTATAAAAGAGCGTCTTCAGGAATGTTCCGATGCAGAATTATGGAGAAGGGATAGCCATCATTGGCGACACTTGGGAACAAGCACGGAAAGAAACGTGACCAATAGCAAAGGTTATTACGGAATATACGATATCGAAGATGCATCAGCGGCCCGCAAAGGTTACAAGGACTATGGAGAAGATCCCACCCCTGTATTAACTTTCTAA